One stretch of Pedobacter riviphilus DNA includes these proteins:
- the folB gene encoding dihydroneopterin aldolase, with protein sequence MSHFKQTVALKDVKCFALHGYYPEEQLIGNHFVVDLETEFTPQGFDDEIGQTVNYEDLNAIILEEMKHTQKLLETVLKNIISKVIKLYPFVETVQVSMKKLNPPMPGQIGHSFVKLTYTSAN encoded by the coding sequence ATGAGCCATTTCAAACAAACCGTAGCGTTAAAAGATGTAAAATGCTTTGCCTTACATGGATATTACCCAGAAGAGCAACTTATTGGAAATCATTTTGTTGTAGATCTCGAAACAGAGTTTACGCCGCAAGGTTTTGATGATGAAATAGGTCAGACCGTTAATTACGAAGACCTGAATGCTATCATTCTCGAAGAAATGAAACACACACAAAAGCTTTTGGAAACTGTTTTGAAGAATATCATTTCTAAAGTCATTAAATTATATCCTTTTGTTGAAACTGTACAGGTGAGTATGAAGAAATTAAACCCACCAATGCCGGGCCAGATTGGACATTCCTTTGTTAAACTTACTTACACATCAGCCAATTAA
- a CDS encoding FAD-binding oxidoreductase, translated as MNFTKINAEILAEIKAAIGADKVFTDADSLENYSHDETEDLRYQPELVVKPTSPEEVSALLKICNTYHVPVTPRGGGTGLSGAALPIYGGVSLSMEKFKTILDIDTENLQATVEPGVITEEFINAVAEKGLLYPVDPSSKGSCFIGGNVAHGSGGPRVVKYGTIREYILNLEVVLPNGDIIWTGANTLKYASGYNLTQLMIGSEGTLAVVTKIVTKLLPKPSQSVLMMGSFSTNEDACAAVSAIFRAGVTPSALEFMERKGVEWVIKFDDIKFDLKDDVAALLMIEFDGDDLDDIFKNCEKTNIVLEEHNCTEVLFADTAAQKEELWRMRRTMAESVKSNSVYKEEDTVVPRAALPKLVNGIKEIGAKYGFESVCYGHAGDGNLHVNIIKAGMSDEDWKNKLKFGIAEIFELTTALGGTLSGEHGIGLVQKDFMPIKYSEIHLNLMRGIKNIFDPNGILNPGKIMPD; from the coding sequence ATGAATTTTACGAAGATAAATGCTGAAATTTTAGCAGAAATTAAAGCTGCTATTGGAGCAGATAAGGTTTTTACTGATGCTGATAGTTTAGAAAATTACAGTCATGATGAAACTGAGGATTTACGTTACCAACCAGAGCTGGTGGTAAAGCCAACTTCGCCTGAAGAAGTTTCTGCTTTATTGAAAATCTGTAATACATATCATGTACCCGTTACGCCGCGTGGAGGTGGGACAGGTTTAAGCGGGGCCGCTTTGCCGATTTATGGCGGTGTTTCTTTATCGATGGAAAAGTTTAAGACTATTCTTGATATTGATACCGAAAACTTGCAGGCAACCGTTGAACCAGGGGTGATTACCGAGGAATTTATCAATGCCGTAGCCGAAAAGGGCCTTCTATATCCGGTTGATCCAAGCAGTAAAGGATCTTGCTTTATTGGTGGTAACGTGGCGCATGGTTCTGGTGGGCCAAGGGTAGTAAAATATGGCACCATACGAGAATATATCTTAAATCTTGAAGTAGTTCTGCCTAATGGCGATATTATATGGACTGGTGCCAATACTTTAAAATATGCATCGGGTTACAACTTAACACAGTTGATGATCGGATCGGAAGGTACACTGGCTGTGGTGACCAAAATTGTAACTAAATTATTGCCTAAACCTAGTCAATCCGTTTTAATGATGGGCTCCTTTAGCACCAATGAAGATGCATGTGCAGCGGTTTCCGCAATTTTTAGGGCAGGTGTAACGCCATCGGCTTTAGAGTTTATGGAGCGGAAAGGAGTAGAGTGGGTAATTAAATTCGATGATATTAAATTCGATTTAAAAGATGATGTTGCTGCCCTGTTAATGATTGAGTTTGATGGAGATGATTTGGACGATATTTTTAAAAACTGTGAGAAAACCAATATCGTTTTAGAAGAACATAATTGCACGGAAGTACTGTTTGCAGATACTGCGGCTCAAAAAGAAGAACTCTGGCGGATGCGTAGAACCATGGCAGAATCAGTTAAATCAAACTCTGTTTATAAGGAGGAAGATACGGTTGTGCCGCGAGCAGCTTTACCTAAACTTGTTAATGGTATAAAAGAAATTGGTGCCAAATATGGCTTCGAAAGTGTTTGTTATGGGCATGCAGGCGATGGAAACCTGCATGTAAATATTATTAAAGCCGGAATGAGTGACGAAGACTGGAAAAACAAACTCAAATTCGGTATCGCAGAAATATTCGAATTAACCACTGCTTTAGGCGGAACATTATCTGGCGAGCATGGTATTGGCTTAGTCCAAAAAGATTTTATGCCAATTAAATATTCTGAAATCCATCTTAATTTAATGAGAGGCATTAAAAACATCTTTGATCCTAACGGAATATTAAACCCTGGCAAAATTATGCCTGATTAA
- a CDS encoding acyl-CoA thioesterase, with product MIFKTFWQNKSKSKDKLAEIRGFSDKFNYKTNIHLRFIDFDMMGHVNNSIYFTYLEIARTKYWEEIIKWDWKKTGVVIAHAELDYILPIVMNDKIAIHVKTSRIGTTSFDLDYQIVKIKGTEEIICSKGKTVCIAVDYATGKPTAIPEEEKQKMLGFEQLEQ from the coding sequence ATGATTTTTAAGACATTTTGGCAAAATAAATCCAAATCAAAAGACAAATTGGCAGAAATAAGGGGTTTTTCAGACAAATTCAACTATAAAACCAATATTCATTTGCGTTTTATTGATTTTGATATGATGGGTCATGTAAACAATTCAATCTACTTTACCTATCTAGAAATTGCCAGAACAAAATACTGGGAAGAAATTATAAAATGGGATTGGAAGAAAACAGGAGTCGTAATTGCCCACGCAGAACTGGATTATATTCTACCTATAGTAATGAATGATAAAATCGCTATTCATGTAAAAACATCGAGGATTGGTACTACAAGTTTCGACCTGGACTACCAGATTGTTAAGATAAAAGGAACAGAAGAGATCATCTGCAGTAAAGGAAAAACGGTTTGCATTGCGGTTGATTACGCCACAGGCAAACCAACTGCTATCCCAGAAGAGGAAAAGCAAAAAATGCTGGGTTTTGAACAGTTAGAACAATAA